A genome region from Geminicoccus roseus DSM 18922 includes the following:
- a CDS encoding TRAP transporter substrate-binding protein → MTTKIRRRGVVAGAGLATAGLAAAASSFPKPAIAQSAPEVKWRLTSSFPKSLDTIYGAAELFSESLSAATDGKFSVQVFAAGEIVPGLQAADAVTNSTVEMCHTCSYYYFGKDPTFAFGTAVPFGLNSRQQNAWMYDAGGIDLLNEFYAQYNFLGFPGGNTGCQMGGWFSKEVKTVEDMNGLKMRIAGLAGQVMSKLGVVPQQIAGGDIYPALEKGTIDAAEWVGPYDDEKLGFYKVAKFYYYPGWWEGGAMLHFFINQEKWNELPPAYQEALKNAAASANLVTQARYDARNPRALKGLVANGAQLRPYSQEIMQAALEAAQEVYAETSASNPAFKKIHDNMMAFKNDEYLWFQVAEYAFDTFQIRSRSKS, encoded by the coding sequence ATGACCACGAAGATCAGACGCCGTGGCGTCGTGGCCGGGGCCGGACTGGCCACGGCGGGATTGGCGGCAGCCGCATCCAGCTTCCCCAAGCCGGCGATCGCGCAGAGCGCGCCTGAGGTGAAGTGGCGCCTGACGTCGAGCTTTCCCAAGTCGCTCGATACGATCTATGGCGCCGCAGAGCTGTTCTCCGAATCGCTCTCGGCGGCGACGGACGGCAAGTTCAGCGTCCAGGTGTTCGCAGCCGGCGAGATCGTGCCGGGTCTGCAGGCGGCCGATGCGGTGACCAACAGCACCGTCGAGATGTGCCACACCTGCTCTTACTACTATTTCGGCAAGGACCCGACCTTCGCCTTCGGAACGGCTGTCCCGTTCGGCCTCAACAGCCGTCAGCAGAACGCCTGGATGTACGACGCCGGCGGCATCGACCTCCTGAACGAGTTCTATGCCCAGTACAATTTCCTGGGCTTCCCGGGCGGGAACACCGGCTGCCAGATGGGCGGCTGGTTCAGCAAGGAGGTCAAGACCGTCGAGGACATGAACGGTCTGAAGATGCGCATCGCCGGGCTCGCCGGCCAGGTGATGTCCAAGCTGGGCGTGGTTCCGCAGCAGATCGCGGGCGGCGACATCTATCCGGCGCTGGAGAAGGGCACCATCGACGCCGCCGAGTGGGTTGGCCCGTATGACGACGAGAAGCTCGGCTTCTACAAGGTCGCCAAGTTCTACTACTACCCGGGCTGGTGGGAAGGCGGCGCCATGCTGCACTTCTTCATCAACCAGGAGAAGTGGAACGAGCTGCCGCCCGCCTACCAGGAGGCGTTGAAGAACGCCGCGGCTTCGGCGAACCTGGTGACGCAGGCCCGCTATGATGCGCGCAACCCACGGGCGCTGAAGGGGCTGGTCGCCAACGGGGCGCAACTGCGGCCCTACAGCCAGGAGATCATGCAGGCCGCCCTGGAGGCGGCGCAGGAGGTCTACGCCGAGACCAGCGCCAGCAACCCGGCGTTCAAGAAGATCCATGACAACATGATGGCCTTCAAGAACGACGAGTATCTGTGGTTCCAGGTGGCCGAGTACGCCTTCGACACCTTCCAGATCCGGTCGCGCTCCAAGAGCTGA
- a CDS encoding TRAP transporter large permease: MDFLIHNMAPIMFGALVVFLLLGYPVAFALAANGLLFALIGIELGLFPTNFLQAMPERIYGIIYNDTLLAIPFFTFMGLILERSGMAEDLLDTIGQLFGKIRGGLAYAVIFVGALLAATTGVVAASVISMGLISLPIMLRYGYDRRLATGVIAASGTLAQIIPPSLVLIVMADQLGRSVGDMYTGAFLPGMILSSMYAAYILIMTLVAPKQAPALPDEAMTIKEADGRRGTRSLLVLLVGVVIIGYVADILLAPHVQQGAEIVGVAVAVAVAYLAAVADYYLKLGLLSRLASQVVFVMIPPLALVFLVLGTIFLGIATPTEGGAMGASGALVLALAKRRLSFGLLRQALDSTAKLSAFVVFILVGARVFSLTFYGVDGHRWVEELLISVPGGEVGFLIVVNIMVFFLAFFLDFFELAFIVVPLLGPAAEHLGIDLIWFGVILAVNMQTSFMHPPFGFALFFLRSVAPKTAYLDKVTGRRMEPVTTGQIYWGAVPYVGIQCLMVALVILFPNMVMHYKDAGTGVDPESINQLDIPGIDIAPPGDFDFGTPEGLDGLAPPADLAPPAELAPPADLAPPADLVPPADPQPAQP, translated from the coding sequence ATGGATTTCCTGATCCATAACATGGCGCCGATCATGTTCGGGGCCCTGGTCGTGTTCCTGCTGCTGGGCTACCCGGTGGCGTTCGCGCTGGCGGCCAACGGCCTGTTGTTCGCGCTGATCGGCATCGAGCTCGGCCTGTTCCCGACCAACTTCCTGCAGGCGATGCCGGAGCGGATCTACGGCATCATCTACAACGACACGCTGCTGGCGATCCCGTTCTTCACCTTCATGGGCCTGATCCTGGAGCGATCCGGGATGGCGGAGGACCTGCTCGACACGATCGGGCAGCTGTTCGGGAAGATCCGCGGAGGCCTCGCCTATGCGGTGATCTTCGTGGGCGCCCTGCTGGCCGCCACCACCGGCGTGGTCGCGGCCTCGGTCATCTCCATGGGCCTGATCTCGCTCCCGATCATGCTGCGCTATGGCTATGACCGCCGGCTGGCCACGGGCGTGATCGCGGCATCGGGCACGCTGGCCCAGATCATCCCGCCCTCGCTGGTGCTGATCGTGATGGCCGACCAGCTTGGCCGCTCGGTAGGCGACATGTACACCGGCGCCTTCCTGCCCGGGATGATCCTCTCGAGCATGTATGCCGCCTACATCCTGATCATGACCCTCGTGGCGCCCAAGCAGGCCCCGGCCCTGCCGGATGAGGCGATGACGATCAAGGAGGCGGACGGCCGGCGCGGTACCCGCTCCCTGCTGGTCCTGCTCGTCGGTGTCGTCATCATCGGATACGTCGCCGACATCCTCCTGGCGCCGCATGTCCAGCAGGGTGCGGAGATCGTGGGCGTCGCGGTCGCCGTGGCGGTCGCCTACCTCGCGGCAGTCGCCGACTACTACCTGAAGCTCGGGCTGCTCTCGCGCCTGGCCAGCCAGGTCGTGTTCGTGATGATCCCGCCGCTGGCGCTGGTGTTCCTGGTGCTCGGCACGATCTTCCTGGGCATTGCTACCCCCACCGAGGGCGGCGCCATGGGGGCGTCGGGTGCGCTGGTCCTGGCGCTCGCCAAGCGGCGCCTGAGCTTCGGCCTGCTCCGGCAGGCCCTGGACTCCACCGCCAAGCTGTCGGCTTTCGTGGTGTTCATCCTGGTGGGCGCGCGCGTCTTCTCGCTGACCTTCTATGGGGTCGACGGGCACCGGTGGGTCGAGGAACTGCTGATCTCCGTCCCGGGCGGCGAGGTCGGGTTCCTGATCGTCGTCAACATCATGGTGTTCTTCCTGGCGTTCTTCCTCGACTTCTTCGAGCTGGCCTTCATCGTGGTGCCGTTGCTGGGCCCCGCAGCCGAGCATCTGGGCATCGACCTGATCTGGTTCGGGGTGATCCTGGCGGTGAACATGCAGACCAGCTTCATGCACCCGCCCTTCGGCTTCGCCCTGTTCTTCCTGCGTTCGGTGGCGCCGAAGACGGCTTACCTGGACAAGGTCACCGGCCGGCGCATGGAACCGGTGACCACCGGCCAGATCTACTGGGGCGCCGTTCCCTATGTCGGGATCCAGTGCCTGATGGTGGCGCTGGTGATCCTCTTCCCGAACATGGTGATGCACTACAAGGATGCCGGGACCGGGGTCGACCCGGAGAGCATCAACCAGCTCGACATCCCTGGCATCGACATCGCGCCGCCCGGAGACTTCGACTTCGGCACGCCGGAGGGGCTGGATGGTCTGGCGCCACCAGCGGACCTGGCCCCGCCCGCCGAGCTTGCTCCCCCGGCGGACCTTGCACCTCCAGCCGACCTGGTGCCACCGGCCGATCCGCAGCCGGCCCAGCCCTGA
- a CDS encoding TRAP transporter small permease subunit, whose product MDMLLALSRGIDRINTLIGRTVMWLILLAVVISTVNAIVRKAFDVSSNMWLEMQWQLFGCVFMLAAAYTLLVNEHIRIDILNSRFPKAMRNWIELVGHTLFLMPFTILMLVDGWPFFVRSYLGNEQSFNAGGLPQWPAKFLVPLGFLLLFIQGISEIIKRIAVMRGRIPDPHERRDDAHETPLEHEHI is encoded by the coding sequence GTGGACATGCTCCTCGCGCTCAGTCGCGGCATCGATCGAATCAACACGCTGATCGGCCGGACAGTGATGTGGCTGATCCTGCTCGCGGTCGTCATCTCGACCGTCAACGCGATCGTCCGCAAGGCGTTCGACGTCAGCTCCAACATGTGGCTGGAGATGCAGTGGCAGCTGTTCGGCTGCGTCTTCATGCTGGCGGCGGCCTACACGCTGCTGGTGAACGAGCATATCCGGATCGACATCCTGAACAGCCGCTTCCCCAAGGCGATGCGCAACTGGATCGAGCTGGTCGGGCACACGCTGTTCCTGATGCCGTTCACCATCCTCATGCTGGTCGATGGCTGGCCGTTCTTCGTGCGCTCCTATCTGGGCAACGAACAATCGTTCAATGCCGGCGGGCTGCCCCAGTGGCCCGCCAAGTTCCTCGTCCCTCTCGGGTTCCTGCTGCTGTTCATCCAGGGGATCTCCGAGATCATCAAGCGGATCGCGGTGATGCGGGGCCGGATCCCCGATCCCCATGAGCGTCGCGACGACGCCCATGAGACGCCGCTCGAGCACGAACACATCTGA